One stretch of Armigeres subalbatus isolate Guangzhou_Male chromosome 2, GZ_Asu_2, whole genome shotgun sequence DNA includes these proteins:
- the LOC134209145 gene encoding uncharacterized protein LOC134209145, with protein sequence MLCSTETETEAIDLAKPNWMSNSPTVLAALRGDSGVGKSLDLSSTLATEKVLGMWWCSQTDCFVYKINLARLGEDLLSGVRRPTKREVLRTVMTIYDPLGLIANYLMYLKVLLQEIWRSGTGWDDEINTQCFEKWQIWFRLLPELESLQIPRCYRLQTTIGAQTKTRLHIFVDASENSMAALAYLRFAEKGIIECSLVTAKTRVAPLKYLTIPRLELQAALIGAWLAGNVLQGVDINISQCILWTDSRNALSWIRADHRRYSQFVAARVSEILDLTNVSNWRWVPTKWNVADEGTKW encoded by the coding sequence ATGTTGTGCAGTACCGAAACGGAAACAGAAGCCATTGACCTTGCGAAACCCAATTGGATGTCCAATTCTCCGACTGTTCTTGCTGCATTACGTGGGGACTCTGGAGTGGGAAAAAGCTTGGACCTTTCATCAACCCTAGCTACTGAAAAGGTATTGGGAATGTGGTGGTGCTCCCAGACTGATTGTTTTGTCTACAAGATCAACCTGGCCAGATTAGGGGAGGACCTACTTTCTGGTGTTCGCCGGCCTACAAAGCGAGAGGTCTTACGTACTGTCATGACTATCTACGATCCCCTGGGTCTAATAGCCAACTACTTGATGTACCTCAAGGTGTTACTTCAGGAAATCTGGCGATCAGGTACAGGCTGGGATGACGAAATCAATACGCAGTGTTTTGAAAAATGGCAGATCTGGTTCAGACTTCTTCCCGAGCTTGAAAGTTTACAAATCCCGCGTTGTTACAGGCTTCAGACGACGATTGGAGCGCAAACGAAAACCCGGCTGCATATATTTGTCGATGCCAGTGAGAACAGTATGGCAGCCTTAGCGTACCTCCGTTTCGCAGAGAAAGGGATAATCGAGTGCTCGCTCGTCACAGCGAAGACCCGTGTAGCCCCGCTAAAGTACCTCACTATTCCTAGGCTCGAACTGCAGGCAGCTCTGATTGGTGCTTGGCTAGCAGGCAACGTTCTCCAAGGAGTAGATATCAACATCTCGCAATGCATCTTATGGACGGATTCGAGGAATGCTCTATCGTGGATTCGCGCAGACCACCGACGATACAGCCAATTTGTGGCAGCTAGAGTTAGCGAAATCCTTGACCTTACGAACGTCTCCAATTGGCGATGGGTCCCAACGAAATGGAACGTTGCCGACGAAGGCACTAAGTGGTAG
- the LOC134210655 gene encoding transformer-2 protein homolog alpha-like isoform X1: protein MSYSRGQYYEQRSRSRSRDRKYRRESREDSYRYSSSYAGGSDYAGGRDSGSYRPRSSRQSHAAEPHQSHHSAAEYDESKAVLAVFNLSIYTTESELFDMFTKFGPLKKATVVIDAKTGRSRGFGFVYFESTEDAKVAHVQANGIEIGDRRIRVDYSATEKPHDPTPGVYYGKASYPKGGGGGSSGGGYDSGRSLGPPAQMAGNMAAPGGYYHCRACEIEARERERWERDSRRYGNGREREYYYQDKYSGSRTNEMRSRERSAPSRSRNDYYRGGAGVR, encoded by the exons ATGAGCTACTCCAGGGGCCAATATTATGAG CAAAGATCTCGTTCCCGCAGCCGTGATCGAAAGTATCGCCGGGAAAGCCGCGAGGATAGTTATCG ATACAGCTCATCCTACGCTGGTGGATCTGATTATGCCGGGGGCAGAGACAGCGGAAGTTACCGCCCTCGAAGCTCACGACAATCGCATGCCGCCGAGCCCCACCAATCACATCACAGTGCGGCGGAGTACGACGAAAGCAAGGCCGTTCTGGCGGTCTTCAATTTGAGCATTTATACCACCGAATCCGAGCTGTTCGACATGTTTACCAAGTTCGGACCACTGAAGAAAGCAACTGTAGTGATCGACGCGAAG ACCGGTCGTTCCCGCGGGTTCGGTTTCGTATACTTCGAGAGCACCGAGGACGCCAAGGTGGCACACGTGCAAGCCAATGGTATCGAAATCGGCGACCGCAGAATACGGGTCGACTATTCAGCAACGGAAAAGCCCCATGATCCGACCCCGGGGGTGTATTACGGCAAAGCAAGCTACCCAAAGGGGGGAGGCGGCGGGTCCAGCGGTGGCGGCTACGATAGTGGAAGATCTCTGGGACCACCGGCCCAGATGGCAGGCAACATGGCAGCACCCGGTGGATACTACCACTGTCGGGCCTGCGAGATCGAAGCGCGCGAGCGTGAACGATGGGAACGGGATTCGCGACGCTACGGAAATGG CAGAGAAAGAGAGTACTACTACCAGGACAAGTATTCTGGCTCGAGAACAAACGAGATGCGTAGCCGTGAACGGTCGGCTCCGTCTCGGTCACGGAATGACTACTACCGAGGAGGTGCAGGTGTCCGCTGA
- the LOC134210655 gene encoding transformer-2 protein homolog alpha-like isoform X3 — translation MSYSRGQYYEQRSRSRSRDRKYRRESREDSYRSSYAGGSDYAGGRDSGSYRPRSSRQSHAAEPHQSHHSAAEYDESKAVLAVFNLSIYTTESELFDMFTKFGPLKKATVVIDAKTGRSRGFGFVYFESTEDAKVAHVQANGIEIGDRRIRVDYSATEKPHDPTPGVYYGKASYPKGGGGGSSGGGYDSGRSLGPPAQMAGNMAAPGGYYHCRACEIEARERERWERDSRRYGNGREREYYYQDKYSGSRTNEMRSRERSAPSRSRNDYYRGGAGVR, via the exons ATGAGCTACTCCAGGGGCCAATATTATGAG CAAAGATCTCGTTCCCGCAGCCGTGATCGAAAGTATCGCCGGGAAAGCCGCGAGGATAGTTATCG CTCATCCTACGCTGGTGGATCTGATTATGCCGGGGGCAGAGACAGCGGAAGTTACCGCCCTCGAAGCTCACGACAATCGCATGCCGCCGAGCCCCACCAATCACATCACAGTGCGGCGGAGTACGACGAAAGCAAGGCCGTTCTGGCGGTCTTCAATTTGAGCATTTATACCACCGAATCCGAGCTGTTCGACATGTTTACCAAGTTCGGACCACTGAAGAAAGCAACTGTAGTGATCGACGCGAAG ACCGGTCGTTCCCGCGGGTTCGGTTTCGTATACTTCGAGAGCACCGAGGACGCCAAGGTGGCACACGTGCAAGCCAATGGTATCGAAATCGGCGACCGCAGAATACGGGTCGACTATTCAGCAACGGAAAAGCCCCATGATCCGACCCCGGGGGTGTATTACGGCAAAGCAAGCTACCCAAAGGGGGGAGGCGGCGGGTCCAGCGGTGGCGGCTACGATAGTGGAAGATCTCTGGGACCACCGGCCCAGATGGCAGGCAACATGGCAGCACCCGGTGGATACTACCACTGTCGGGCCTGCGAGATCGAAGCGCGCGAGCGTGAACGATGGGAACGGGATTCGCGACGCTACGGAAATGG CAGAGAAAGAGAGTACTACTACCAGGACAAGTATTCTGGCTCGAGAACAAACGAGATGCGTAGCCGTGAACGGTCGGCTCCGTCTCGGTCACGGAATGACTACTACCGAGGAGGTGCAGGTGTCCGCTGA
- the LOC134210655 gene encoding transformer-2 protein homolog alpha-like isoform X4, which translates to MSYSRGQYYEQRSRSRSRDRKYRRESREDSYRSSYAGGSDYAGGRDSGSYRPRSSRQSHAAEPHQSHHSAAEYDESKAVLAVFNLSIYTTESELFDMFTKFGPLKKATVVIDAKTGRSRGFGFVYFESTEDAKVAHVQANGIEIGDRRIRVDYSATEKPHDPTPGVYYGKASYPKGGGGGSSGGGYDSGRSLGPPAQMAGNMAAPGGYYHCRACEIEARERERWERDSRRYGNGEREYYYQDKYSGSRTNEMRSRERSAPSRSRNDYYRGGAGVR; encoded by the exons ATGAGCTACTCCAGGGGCCAATATTATGAG CAAAGATCTCGTTCCCGCAGCCGTGATCGAAAGTATCGCCGGGAAAGCCGCGAGGATAGTTATCG CTCATCCTACGCTGGTGGATCTGATTATGCCGGGGGCAGAGACAGCGGAAGTTACCGCCCTCGAAGCTCACGACAATCGCATGCCGCCGAGCCCCACCAATCACATCACAGTGCGGCGGAGTACGACGAAAGCAAGGCCGTTCTGGCGGTCTTCAATTTGAGCATTTATACCACCGAATCCGAGCTGTTCGACATGTTTACCAAGTTCGGACCACTGAAGAAAGCAACTGTAGTGATCGACGCGAAG ACCGGTCGTTCCCGCGGGTTCGGTTTCGTATACTTCGAGAGCACCGAGGACGCCAAGGTGGCACACGTGCAAGCCAATGGTATCGAAATCGGCGACCGCAGAATACGGGTCGACTATTCAGCAACGGAAAAGCCCCATGATCCGACCCCGGGGGTGTATTACGGCAAAGCAAGCTACCCAAAGGGGGGAGGCGGCGGGTCCAGCGGTGGCGGCTACGATAGTGGAAGATCTCTGGGACCACCGGCCCAGATGGCAGGCAACATGGCAGCACCCGGTGGATACTACCACTGTCGGGCCTGCGAGATCGAAGCGCGCGAGCGTGAACGATGGGAACGGGATTCGCGACGCTACGGAAATGG AGAAAGAGAGTACTACTACCAGGACAAGTATTCTGGCTCGAGAACAAACGAGATGCGTAGCCGTGAACGGTCGGCTCCGTCTCGGTCACGGAATGACTACTACCGAGGAGGTGCAGGTGTCCGCTGA
- the LOC134210655 gene encoding transformer-2 protein homolog alpha-like isoform X2, giving the protein MSYSRGQYYEQRSRSRSRDRKYRRESREDSYRYSSSYAGGSDYAGGRDSGSYRPRSSRQSHAAEPHQSHHSAAEYDESKAVLAVFNLSIYTTESELFDMFTKFGPLKKATVVIDAKTGRSRGFGFVYFESTEDAKVAHVQANGIEIGDRRIRVDYSATEKPHDPTPGVYYGKASYPKGGGGGSSGGGYDSGRSLGPPAQMAGNMAAPGGYYHCRACEIEARERERWERDSRRYGNGEREYYYQDKYSGSRTNEMRSRERSAPSRSRNDYYRGGAGVR; this is encoded by the exons ATGAGCTACTCCAGGGGCCAATATTATGAG CAAAGATCTCGTTCCCGCAGCCGTGATCGAAAGTATCGCCGGGAAAGCCGCGAGGATAGTTATCG ATACAGCTCATCCTACGCTGGTGGATCTGATTATGCCGGGGGCAGAGACAGCGGAAGTTACCGCCCTCGAAGCTCACGACAATCGCATGCCGCCGAGCCCCACCAATCACATCACAGTGCGGCGGAGTACGACGAAAGCAAGGCCGTTCTGGCGGTCTTCAATTTGAGCATTTATACCACCGAATCCGAGCTGTTCGACATGTTTACCAAGTTCGGACCACTGAAGAAAGCAACTGTAGTGATCGACGCGAAG ACCGGTCGTTCCCGCGGGTTCGGTTTCGTATACTTCGAGAGCACCGAGGACGCCAAGGTGGCACACGTGCAAGCCAATGGTATCGAAATCGGCGACCGCAGAATACGGGTCGACTATTCAGCAACGGAAAAGCCCCATGATCCGACCCCGGGGGTGTATTACGGCAAAGCAAGCTACCCAAAGGGGGGAGGCGGCGGGTCCAGCGGTGGCGGCTACGATAGTGGAAGATCTCTGGGACCACCGGCCCAGATGGCAGGCAACATGGCAGCACCCGGTGGATACTACCACTGTCGGGCCTGCGAGATCGAAGCGCGCGAGCGTGAACGATGGGAACGGGATTCGCGACGCTACGGAAATGG AGAAAGAGAGTACTACTACCAGGACAAGTATTCTGGCTCGAGAACAAACGAGATGCGTAGCCGTGAACGGTCGGCTCCGTCTCGGTCACGGAATGACTACTACCGAGGAGGTGCAGGTGTCCGCTGA
- the LOC134214932 gene encoding uncharacterized protein LOC134214932 has translation MRKKFNVTTSVTTEYTRIYQCFTMNESSSYEPRNETTGVLFFPPFRDSNKLSFIKMCCSKLLDAACISGVNCCYVKMQRAVSLEMQPAMDSALTPQLPSCISGC, from the exons ATGAGGAAAAAGTTTAACGTTACAACCTCGGTTACAACCGAATACACACGAATCTATCAG TGTTTCACAATGAACGAGAGTTCCAGTTACGAACCTCGAAACGAAACAACCGGAGTGTTATTTTTTCCTCCTTTTCGGGACTCAAACAAGTTGTCCTTCATCAAAATG TGCTGTTCGAAGCTTCTCGATGCCGCTTGCATCTCGGGAGTAAATTGCTGTTATGTGAAAATGCAACGAGCGGTATCATTGGAGATGCAGCCAGCCATGGATTCGGCACTCACGCCACAATTGCCTTCCTGCATTTCTGGATGTTGA